The window ACACCGGGTACAGGTAAGTGGTTCTCGTCGGTAACTGTACCGCTTATTTTGCTTTGAGCTAATAATATAGATGGCGCAATACAAAATAACAAAACCGTAATAACGGTTTTTAATCTCTGGTAAAACTTATTCATCTGCTAAAATTTAAGGGTGAAACATTTGCTTTTTTCATACAGCAATGCTAAACTTTGTTTATTATTAGTAAACCAATTTAGTATTAAGCTATACTTAAGCTTTTGTTTACCCTGTGTTAAGCAGGTAGTTTTTGTAATGAAAATATCACATGCCCTTTATAGAAAATTAACACATTGCTATTAGGGATTAACCTGTTGTAAATGAGCCAGTGCAATACTCTTCAGATAGTCGATGTTATCAACAGGTGTATTCATTTCTTTGGCCATATCGTCCCAGTACCTGAGCCTTACAATCAGCTCAGCATCAGGGTTTAGCTCAAAGTCGGCGGCTTCATCAGCAGTCATTACGCCGCCCTGGAAATTAAGGGTAGCTTTGCTGGCGTCTGATAATCGGTTGTAGTATTCAGGGTATTTAAAGGTGAGGTATCTTTTGGCAATTACGTGTCCTTGCACCAGGGCAGCAACCCGTTCGGAAAAACCACGCTCCAGCAAAAAATCGGCGCCAATTTGTTCGTGATCAACATTGCCCATGCCGTTCATACTTTCGGCTTCGCCGTCCTCGGCACATAAATGGCCAATGTCATGAAAAAAAGCAGCCAGTATTACTTCGTCGTCAAAGCCCTCGGCTTTAGCCAGGGCTGCCGCCTGCGACATGTGCTCCAGTTGCGAAACAGGTTCGCCTATATAATCTTCGTCGCCATATTTTTCATAAAGAGAAAATACTTCTTTCACCACTGCCTGGGGGTTATATGCAGAATATGCCATGTTGTTAGGTTTTAAATGCAAATTAAGCCGATTGAGGTTACTATATTATTAAATGTTTGTGAAAAAAGCCCCCGGGCCCCTGAAGGGGGAACATCTTGATTGATAGGTTTTTTATCTGTTTTATGTATAAGATACCAAAAAGTGAACAGTCAAGTTTATTATAATAATGGGGGCAAAGCACCATGCAATTCAAAAGCTCCCCCTTCAGGGGGTTGGGGGGATTAACATTTTTTTTTACTTTGCGAATGTTTACCAATACTAAACAAAATGGAACAAGACATACTGATACAAATCAGTAACCGGATAAAGGAACGCCGCCGCGAAAAAAATATAACCGTACAGGAACTGGCCATACGCGCCAACGTAAGTAAAGGACTGATATCGCAAATTGAAAATAGCCGTACCATACCATCACTCATCGTACTGATAGATATTATTAAAGCGCTGGAGATTGATATGAACGAATTTTTTAAAGATATCCGGTCGAAAAGTAATTATTTTCCGGTACTTATTAAACGTAAAAACGAGTACGAGCATTTTGAAAAAGAACATGCTTCGGGTTTTCATTACCACAGGATATTTACGCAATCCATCAGCCGGTCAACAGTTGATATTGTTGTGCTCGACCTTATGCCCGGTTCATCGCGGCCAATGGTTACCACCGAAGCTTTTGAATATAAATATATTTTAAGCGGCGATGTGGAGTATCATTTTGATGACTACAAGGTGCTACTAAACCAGGGCGATTCGATGCTGTTTGATGGCCGCTTACCGCACACACCTAAAAATCCGGGCACTAACACAGCAAGCATGCTGGTAGTTTATTTTTTTGAGGAAAAGAAGTGAGTTTGATTTGAAAATTTGAGAATTTGAAGATTTGAAAATTGCCTGATTGGGTTTAATTTTCAAATTCTCAAATCTTCAAATTCTCAAATTGATATTAACCAAACCTTAACATAAACTTAGTTTGTCATTAATGAAATAAGTTTAGTATTGCTAAACATTTGAATTTGTAATTCGATTAATCAATAAACAGGCATGGTATTAATAGAACAGTTAAGAGCCAGGGTAGCCAAATGGCCTTATTCGCTGATGTCGGTAATGGCGGCCGTTGCTGCGTTTGGTACCTACAGCTGTATGTATTCGTTCAGGAAAGCATTTGCCGCCGGTACGTTTACAGGTCAGCAATACTTCCATGTAGATTATAAGGTTTGGTTGGTTATTGCGCAGGTTATCGGGTACATGTGCAGCAAGTTTTACGGTATTAAATTTATCGCCGAAGTAAATAGCAAAAATAGGGCACGTTATATTTTAGCTTTAATAGGTATAGCCTGGATGGCACTACTTGCTTTTGCTGTTGTGCCTGCGCCATGGAATATTATTTTTCTTTTTGTTAACGGATTTCCACTTGGGCTAATCTGGGGTTTGGTTTTTGGGTACCTTGAAGGCCGCCGCTCCACCGAATTCATGGCATCGGTTTTATCTATCAGCCTGATATTTGCCTCGGGTTTTGTAAAAACAGTCGGCCGCACCTTGATAACCGGTTTCCATGTTAATGAATACCTGATGCCTTTTTTAACCGGAGCTGTATTTGCACTTCCACTACTGTTTTTTGTAGGCTGCATGGAATTGATACCGCCGCCCACCCCGGAAGACAGGGCATTGCGGGCCGAACGGGTGCCGATGAATGCGAATGAGCGTAAGCAATTTATTATACGTTTTTTGCCAGGTATTATACTAACCCTTATTGTTTACGTTTTGCTCACCATTATGCGCGATGTGCGCGATAATTTCGAGGTTGAGATTTGGGCCAGTTTGGGCGTTAAAGACAACTCAATATTTACCACAACCGATATTAAGATATCAGTTGTGGTACTTGTTGCCATGAGCTTGCTTATTTTGATAAAAAGAAATCTGCTTGCATTTAGTATCATCCATGTAATGATTATTGGCGGCTGTATTTTAGTAGGCGGGTCGACCATTCTTTTTTCGTCACATATGATCACTGCGCCTGTATGGATGATTATGGTTGGGTTGGGCCTTTATTTGGGTTATGTACCCTATAATGCCGTGTTTTTTGAACGGATGATAGCGTCGTTCCACTACAAAAGTAACGTTGGCTTTATTATGTATGTAGCCGATTCTGTGGGATATCTTGGCAGTGTTAGCGTGTTACTGGTGAAAGAGCTGGGCCGTCCAAATATCAGCTGGGGGCAGTTTTTTAAAGAAGGTGTAATGATAGTGGCTGTAGTAGGCTGTATATGTGGTGTATTATCGCTGCTGTATTTTTTACAAAGTGCTAAAGCTGATAAGTCAAAATTAAAAAGTCAAAATTCAAAAACCAGCGACGATTTGCTGCAAATGATTTAATGAGCAACGCCCCTGGTAATTAATAAGCTTTGGCGGCGATAGGCAACCTGCCATACCAATGAACTAATGAACCATTGAACCAATGAACAAAAAAGCAATAGTAATAGGTGCGGGCATAGTTGGCCTGGCCACTTCGCGGGCACTGGCTTTGCGTGGGTATAAAGTAACCGTATTTGAACGTAACGAGCGCGCGGTTGGTGCATCCATCCGTAATTTTGGGATGATATGGCCAATAGGGCAGGCTACCGGGCCCATGTATGAACGTGCCATGCTATCGCGCAGTATATGGAAAACCATTTGTACCGAGGCTAAAATATGGCATGATGAAGTTGGCTCCCTGCACCTGGCTTACCATGATGATGAGCTGCAGGTGATACAAGAATATGTAGAAGTCAACCAGGCACATCGTGATTGCGCGTTGCTTAACCCCGGCGAAGCATTCATAAAATCGCCGGCAATTAATACCGATGGTTTAAAAGGCGCTTTATGGAGCGGTGAAGAAATGATCATCGAATCGCGCGAAGCCGTTGGGCAGGTAGCGGCATACCTGGCCGATAAATATGGTGTTGAATTCCATTGGAATACAGCCATCAGCCGTATTGAGCATCCAAAAGTATATTCAGGAAAAAGTACCTGGGAAGCCGACGAAATTTACGTTTGCAGCGGTGCCGATTTTGAAACGCTTTACCCGGAGTTATTTGCTCAAACGGATATTACCAAATGCAAGCTGCAAATGATGCGGCTGGTGAGCCAGCCTGATGGCTGGCGCATTGGGCCATCGCTTTGTGGCGGCTTATCTATGATACACTATCCCGGCTTCCAGGTTGCTGCTTCGCTACCGGCCTTGCGCGCACGTTACCAGGAGCAATACGCTACACAGCTGAAATGGGGCATCCATGTAATGGCTTCGCAAAACGGCAATGGCGAACTAACCATCGGCGACTCGCACGAGTATGGCCTGGTGCATGATCCTTTTGATAAGGCGTTTATTAATGAAATGATAACAGGCTACTTACATACCTTTGCTAATTTTAAGGACTGGCAATTGCTGCAATCATGGCACGGAATACTACCAAAGATGACCAATGGTGCAACCGAACTTATTGTTGATGTGGAGCCGGGCGTAACCATAATTAATGGCCTTGGCGGCAACGGGATGACCCTTTCATTAGGGTTATGCGAGCAGGTGATAGCAGCCAGATCATAGTTGATGGTTCATGAACAATACTATATTTAAGCATTTCACGTACAACGTAATACGTATAACATACAACCTGAAATTTCACGTATAACATACAACCTAATAATTATGCTCGATTCAAGACGGGATTTCCTTAAAAAAGCGGCTTTGCTAACCGGAGCGGCCG is drawn from Mucilaginibacter ginsenosidivorax and contains these coding sequences:
- a CDS encoding TIGR03364 family FAD-dependent oxidoreductase — protein: MNKKAIVIGAGIVGLATSRALALRGYKVTVFERNERAVGASIRNFGMIWPIGQATGPMYERAMLSRSIWKTICTEAKIWHDEVGSLHLAYHDDELQVIQEYVEVNQAHRDCALLNPGEAFIKSPAINTDGLKGALWSGEEMIIESREAVGQVAAYLADKYGVEFHWNTAISRIEHPKVYSGKSTWEADEIYVCSGADFETLYPELFAQTDITKCKLQMMRLVSQPDGWRIGPSLCGGLSMIHYPGFQVAASLPALRARYQEQYATQLKWGIHVMASQNGNGELTIGDSHEYGLVHDPFDKAFINEMITGYLHTFANFKDWQLLQSWHGILPKMTNGATELIVDVEPGVTIINGLGGNGMTLSLGLCEQVIAARS
- a CDS encoding DUF5690 family protein, which codes for MVLIEQLRARVAKWPYSLMSVMAAVAAFGTYSCMYSFRKAFAAGTFTGQQYFHVDYKVWLVIAQVIGYMCSKFYGIKFIAEVNSKNRARYILALIGIAWMALLAFAVVPAPWNIIFLFVNGFPLGLIWGLVFGYLEGRRSTEFMASVLSISLIFASGFVKTVGRTLITGFHVNEYLMPFLTGAVFALPLLFFVGCMELIPPPTPEDRALRAERVPMNANERKQFIIRFLPGIILTLIVYVLLTIMRDVRDNFEVEIWASLGVKDNSIFTTTDIKISVVVLVAMSLLILIKRNLLAFSIIHVMIIGGCILVGGSTILFSSHMITAPVWMIMVGLGLYLGYVPYNAVFFERMIASFHYKSNVGFIMYVADSVGYLGSVSVLLVKELGRPNISWGQFFKEGVMIVAVVGCICGVLSLLYFLQSAKADKSKLKSQNSKTSDDLLQMI
- a CDS encoding phosphonate degradation HD-domain oxygenase; the protein is MAYSAYNPQAVVKEVFSLYEKYGDEDYIGEPVSQLEHMSQAAALAKAEGFDDEVILAAFFHDIGHLCAEDGEAESMNGMGNVDHEQIGADFLLERGFSERVAALVQGHVIAKRYLTFKYPEYYNRLSDASKATLNFQGGVMTADEAADFELNPDAELIVRLRYWDDMAKEMNTPVDNIDYLKSIALAHLQQVNP
- a CDS encoding helix-turn-helix domain-containing protein, encoding MEQDILIQISNRIKERRREKNITVQELAIRANVSKGLISQIENSRTIPSLIVLIDIIKALEIDMNEFFKDIRSKSNYFPVLIKRKNEYEHFEKEHASGFHYHRIFTQSISRSTVDIVVLDLMPGSSRPMVTTEAFEYKYILSGDVEYHFDDYKVLLNQGDSMLFDGRLPHTPKNPGTNTASMLVVYFFEEKK